GGTTCGGCACGGGGAGCTACGCCACCACCTTTCGCTGCCAGGCCGGCGCCACGTCGGTGGACCAGTGCGGCAACACGGGACGCCCGCGCGAGTACGCCTTCGCCGGTATCGAGCCACGACTCACCCTGCCGCACGCCGTCGGTGGGTTTCCGGCGACGCTGGAGACCGGCGTCCGGTGGCACGAGGAGCGGATCGAGCGCCGCGAGATCAACGGCACCACGGCGAACGCGCGCAGTGGGACACTCGTGCGTGACAACGGCATCGACCTCCGCGCGTTCTCCGCGTTTGCGCGCGAGCAGATCCGCGCCGGTCGGGTGACGCTGACGCCGGGTGTGCGGATCGAGCAGGTGCGCGCCGTGAACCGCAACGAGATCGCGGACACCCGCAACGCCGACCGCTACACCGAGGTCCTGCCGGGTGTGGGTGCCTCGTGGAGCAGCACACCCTCCGCCACCGACGCACCGCTGACGATCATGGCGGGCCTGCACCGCGGCTTCGCGCCGCCGCGGCCTGCGGACATCCTCAATCCCGTGCCGGGGCAGGGGATCGTGCAGGTGGATGCGGAGGTGTCATGGACATCGGAGTTCGGTGCACGCTGGCGCCCCACCGACGCCGTGCGGTTCGACGCCACGGCCTTCCGCCTCGACTACGACAACCAGATCATCACCGGCTCGCTGGTCGGTTCGGCACAGCGGTTCGTGAACGGCGGTCGCACGCTGCACCAGGGCCTCGAAGTGGGCACCTCGGTGCTGCTCGACCGGCTGTGGTCGCGTCGCCGTGGCGCGGGCACGGTCACGGCCGACGTGGCCTGGACCTGGCTGCCGACGGCGCGCTTCACCGACGATCGCACGAGCACGATCGATGCCACGCAGACGGTGCTCGGCCGTCGCCTGCCGTTCGCACCGAGGCACGTGGTCAACCTGGGAATCGGCGTCGAGTCCGGGTCGGGCGCCTCGGTGCGAATCAACGGTGACGTGGTCGCGTCGCAGTTCGCCGATGACCTGAACACGGTGCTGCCCTCGGCGCAGGGGCGGCGCGGCCGGCTGCCGGGATACGCCGTGTTCAATGCCAGCGCGCGCGTGCCCCTGCGCCCCATCGGGCGCGGCGCCGTCGCCAGCGTCTCGGTCAAGAACATCGCGAACCGCGTCTACATCACGGACCGCCAGGAGGGGATCATGACCGGGATGCCGCGACTGGTGAGCGCCGGGCTCGAGGTGGTGTACTGAGCGCCGGCGGCGGCTGGTGTGGTGTGGCCACCAGCCGTCGCGGGTACCTCAACCCAGGCTGCGCATGGCGTAGAAGCGCTCGTGCGAGCTCGTCCCGGGCCGCTTGATCATCTGCCGGTAAGGCCGGCGGATCCGGTTCGTGTCGAGGCCGCGCCAGAACGCGTGGTCATGGAACGTGCCGGCACTCCCGGTCCGCATGCACTCGGCACGCTCACCGCTCCAGTGCCAGGCGCCGAGCCGGAGCCCGGCCTGGTCCGTGAAGTGCTGGCCCACGAAGCTGGTGTGCGACCAGGTGGGGTGCGCATCCTGGTATCGCAGCTCGACGATGGCACCGCCATCCGAGTCCGCGCGGGCGGTCAGCGCCACCTCATCGAACTCCAGTCGCAGGGATGGCTCGAGCATCACCGGCGCCGCGATGTGCTCGAGATCGGCCGCGACGAACGCCTCGGAGTTCGACCAGACGCTGTGGATCAGGAACGAGAATTTCGCATTGGGCATGGGGAGTGAGAGGTCCGGCGCCACGTGGATCACCGTGAACAGCTCGTCCATCGGTGCCACGCCCGAGGGCCGCGAGTTGTCCGTCATGCGCACCAGCCCCACGCTCACCAGCCCCATGCCGGGCCGGACTTCGACCACGGCCAGCGCGGGTGGCGCCAGGCGCTCCAGTGCGTCGAGGTCGGCCTCGAACGTGAAGAAGCGCTGGTGCGTGATGCGCCAGTCCAGCACCAGCGCACCCCCGCCGAGGATCGTGTACGGTGCCGTCACTGCCGCATCTCCTGCCGGCCGAAGCCGAAGTGCTGCGCCGCAGCCGTCAGGTTCGCGGCGCACTGCCGGATCTGTGCGTCGGAGTGCTCGCTGGTGACGAAGAGTCGCACGCGGGCCTCTCCGATCGGCACCGCCGGGAACTCCATCACGCTGCCATCCTGTCCATGCCGCTGCAGCCAGTCGCCCAGCGGGATGCTGAGCCGTTCGTCGCCGTAGATCACGGGAACCACCCAGCTCTCGCTCGGGCCGAGGCTCACGTGCGGCGCCAGCAGTGTGCGGAGGAGGCGTGCGTTGTCCCGCACACGCTCGCGGCGCGCGCGTCCATCGGGTGTCATGGCCAGCGCCAGTCCCGCGGTCACACCGGCGGTCACCGCCGGGTCGAGCGCGCAGGAGAACATCCGGCAGCGTGCGTACCAGTCCACGTACCGACTCACGTCACGGTGTGCGACGAGGGCACCACCCACGCCGCCGAGTGCCTTGCTGAACGTCAGCACGAGGTAGTCCACGTCGGCCAGCACGCCCTGCTCCTCGGCCACGCCGCGGCCGTTCGGCCCTGCCACGAGGAACGAGTGGGCCTCGTCCACCAGCACCTGCGCGCCGTGCGCCTTCGCGATCGGGACGAGTTCCCCCAGCCGCCCGAAGTCGCCGTCGGCGCTGAAGACCCCCTCGGTGCAGACGAGGGTTCGCGTGGCCGCCGGCAGCCCCGCCAGCACCGCCCGCAGGCTGTCCGGGTCGTTGTGCTCGAAGTAGTGGATGTTGGCCCGCGAGAGCTGCGCGCCCTCGAGGATCGACATGTGGACGGACCGGTCGAGGACGATGTTGTGCCGCCGCTTCATCACTGCCGAGATGGTGCCCGAGTTCACGCCGTAGCCGGCGGAGAAGAGCGAGACGCCGCGATCGGGCAGCCCGATGAACTCGAGGAGCCGCGCCTCGAGCTCGCGATGCAGCTGCAGGGTGCCGGCCTGCACGGGTGAGCTGCATGCCCCGAGTCCGTACTGGTCCAGCGCGCGCTTCGCGGCGGCGATCACCTCGGGATGGTAGCCGTAGCCGAGGTAGTTGTACGAGCAGAAGTTCAGGAGCTGCATCCGCTCCCCGGTGGTGCGCTGGACCTGCACGCTCGGGTGCTGGGCGCCCAGGCGCGCCGTCTCGAAGGCGTAGCGGCCGTCCTGTTCGACGGCACGCACCCACGCGGCGAACCGTGTCGCCTCGGACAGTTCGCCGTCGATGCTGGACAGGAACATGTCGTACGAGTAGTCGAGATAGTCGTCGGTCATGGACCCGCCGGTGCGGTGGTGGCGTGGTGGCGCTCGAAGACGTGCGAGATGCCGTCCGAGAAGACGTTCCCGTGGTCCACCGTCACGGTCTCGCCGGTCACGGCGTCGAGCAGGCCGCTCGCCAGCGCGACCGCGGCCTGCGCGACTTCCTCCGGCGTCACGAACCACGCCGGCGGCACCAGGCTGGCGAGGAAGTCGTGGAAGCCTTCGCCGAAGGTGCTGTCGAATGAGGCGGTGCGGACGGCGCGGGATCGCAGGGTGTTGATCCGCACGCCGTCGTCGCGCAGCCGGTAGGCGAGGTAGCGCACGAGGGTCTCGCCGGCGGCCTTCCCCGCGGCGACGAAGTCGTAGCCCGGCGTGTAGCGATCAGGGCCGTCGCTGGACATGACGATCACATGCCGCGGGTACCGGCCCCACGCATCGTGCATCGCGCGGAGGTACCCGAAGGTCGGCCACGTGGTGGCGCGCATGCTCTTCAGGAAGCCGCGCTCGGTGTAGTCCTCGAGGCCGCCGACCACCAGCGCGTTGCTGGCATTGCTGATGAACACGTCGACGGCCAGCCCGCGTGCCTGCAGCGCGCCGACGAGGGCGCGCGTGTCCGGCTCGCTCGCCGCATCGGCCTGCTGGACCAGCGGCGGGAGCGCGCCGGCCGCAGCGAACTGTGCGCCGATGTCCGCCTCGTCGGCACTGCCCCACGCGTGGGTGAGCACGCACTGCGCACCCAGCCGGCCGAACGCCAGTGCTGCAGCCAGCCCGATGCCGCGCGTGCCGCCGGTGACCAGCACGGTCCGGCCCGCGAAGGGGCGGAACGGAGTCATCCCGCTGCCGCCTTCTGCTGTGCCGACTCGTGGAAGAGCGTGACCAGGCCCTGGATGTCGCGCAACCCGGACAGCTCGCTGCGCGGGACCTTGAGCCGGAGCTCGCGCATCGTGGCCGACACCACCTCCACGATGTCCAGGCTGTTGGCGCCGTAGTCCTTCATGGAGCGCGACGGGTCGATGGTCTCCGGGGAGAGCCCGTCGACGGCGTTGGCGAGGTGCTTGCGCACGACGGTGAGGATCTCGTGCTCGGTCATGACTGGTGCTCCTGGCTGAGGGTGTAGAGCCGGCTGAAGTTGTCGAACACGTGCGCGCCGCCGTCGGCGCGGATGACCTGCCCGCCCATGCCGTCGAGCCAGCCGGAGCAGAGCGCGAGCACCGCATCCGCCACCACCTCGGGCGTGCTGATGATGCCGGGTGCGCGTTCGGTCACGAACGGGATGAAGACCTCGGAGAAGCTCGAGCGCAGCGCCTCGGTGTCGACGAAGCGCGTGCGCACCACGTTCACGCGTGTGCCGCCATCGCGCAGGCGCTGGTGGAGGTACCGGGCCAGCGTCTCCAGCGCCGCCTTGGACACCGCGACGAGGTCGTACCGGAAGTGGAGGGTCTCGGCCCCCTCGGACGACATGCCGATCACGTAGCGCGGGGCATGCCCGAACTGGCGGCGCGCTGCCAGCGTGTGGCTCACCAGCGGCCACGCGCTGTACTCGATGCCGGTGAGCAACCCGCGCAGGGTGTACTCGTCCAGCCCGGCCACCACCGGTGCGAAGGCGACGTTCGACACGAAGGCGTGGAGCGTGGCATGTGTCCGGCCGATCGTCGCCATCACCTGTGCGGTGTCGTCGTCCACGCGGGCGTCGGCATCGAGGAGCACGGGCGCCGCGAGGCCGTCGGCGGCAAAACTCTCGTGCAGCGTGCGCTCGCTGACCGACCCCCACTTGGCGGTGATGAAGACGTCGGCGCCACAGCGGCTGAACGCCTTCGCGGTCGCGAGGCCGATGCCGCGCGTCCCACCGGTCACCAGCACCGCCCGCCCGCGATAGTCAGTCCACATGGTCACCCCGCATAGCCGGACTCGATCCGTGCACGGATCCCCGTGTCGGCGAACGTGACGCGGTGCATGAGGCTCTCGGCCAGGTGGCTCTCCTGGAACGCGATCCGGCGACGCAGCCCGATGGCGCGCTTGAGCAGCCGCAGGGCGTCCGGTGCATGCGCCGCGATCCGCCGTGCGACGTCCAGCGCGCGCGGCAGCACCTCGTGCGACGGCAGCACATGGTTGATGCCACCCGTGCCGCGCAGCGCGCTGCCACGCCGCAGCTCGCCGGTGTAGAGCAGCTCGTGCGCGAGCGCCGGCGAGAGCACGTGTTCCAGCAGGCGCGTGCTGCCCATCCCCGGCGTGAAGCCCATCGACAGGAAGGGCAGGCCGTAGCGCGCGTCTGCGGCCAGGCACACCACGTCCGCGCACAGGCCGAGCGCGAACCCGCCGCCGACACCATGTCCCTGCATCGCGGCGATCACGGGCACGGGAAAGGCAAGCACGTCCTCGGCCAGCCGGATGTCGCCCGGTTCGTGGCGCTGCGCCGCCAGCGCCAGGAGCAGGTCGCGCGGTGCACCGGAGCAGAAGCTGGCGCCGCGGCCCGTCAGCACCAGCGCGGCAAGGTCGTCGCGCCCGCCGAGGTCGCGCAGCGTGGCCGACAGCGCCTGCACCATCGGGACCGACAGCGCGTTCCCGGTGCCCGGGTCATCCAGCGTGAGTGTCGCGACGCCGTCCTCGATCGCGACCTGCAGCAGGGTCATGTCCATGGCGCCTCGCCATCGAGGTAGCGCTGCAGGCGGCGTTGCGTCGACGGCCGGGCCACCAGTGCGGCGGTGATGCTGCCGCCTTCGAGAATGGCCTCGCGAAGCGGGCGCGACGCCTGCCGGCGCCGCCAGGTGCGGAGCGGTGCCAGGCAGGTCGCATCACCACGGGCGACGCTGCGCACGAGTTGCCTGACGGCCTGCTCCAGCGCGTGCACCGGCACGATCCGGTCGATCAGCCCGATGCGGAGTGCCTCCGCCGCATCGATCGAATGGCCCTGCAATGCCAGCGCCTCCAGTGCGCGGCCTGCCACCCGGTCGCTCAGGACCGGCCAGATGGAGGCGGGGAAGAAGCCCCACAGCAGCTCCGGCAGGGCGAACGTCGCGCGTGGCGTGGCCAGCACCACATCACACGCGGCCGCGAAGCCCACACCACCGCCGATGGCGGCGCCATCCACCGCGGCCACCCGCGGGACCGGCAGTTCCGTCAGCAGCACGAGGAGGTCCGCGAAACGCTGCAGGGAGCGGCGCGCCGCGTCGGGATCCGCCGACGCTGCCGCCTGTTCGAGGGACAAGCCGCGGCAGAAGGTGGTGCCCGGGGCATGCCCGCTGAGGACGAGCACCCGGCCGTCCGGCTCGCCGAACGCCACCTCGAGCGCGCGCAGTGAGGTCGCGTCGAACTCGGCGGGCAGTGCGATCACCCTCGCGTGGCTCAGCTCCATGCGTACTCCCGCACGTAGTCCCGGATGCCGCGCAGGACCAGGCGTCCCGTGCCGGCGTAGTGTGTCTCGTACAGGCCTGGGAGCACCGCGCGGACCGGCACGTGCGCGGGCTTGTGCATCGCACCGTGGAGGGCGAGCTCGCAGGCCTCGTACTCGGCGA
This window of the Gemmatimonadaceae bacterium genome carries:
- a CDS encoding enoyl-CoA hydratase/isomerase family protein produces the protein MDMTLLQVAIEDGVATLTLDDPGTGNALSVPMVQALSATLRDLGGRDDLAALVLTGRGASFCSGAPRDLLLALAAQRHEPGDIRLAEDVLAFPVPVIAAMQGHGVGGGFALGLCADVVCLAADARYGLPFLSMGFTPGMGSTRLLEHVLSPALAHELLYTGELRRGSALRGTGGINHVLPSHEVLPRALDVARRIAAHAPDALRLLKRAIGLRRRIAFQESHLAESLMHRVTFADTGIRARIESGYAG
- a CDS encoding SDR family oxidoreductase — translated: MTMWTDYRGRAVLVTGGTRGIGLATAKAFSRCGADVFITAKWGSVSERTLHESFAADGLAAPVLLDADARVDDDTAQVMATIGRTHATLHAFVSNVAFAPVVAGLDEYTLRGLLTGIEYSAWPLVSHTLAARRQFGHAPRYVIGMSSEGAETLHFRYDLVAVSKAALETLARYLHQRLRDGGTRVNVVRTRFVDTEALRSSFSEVFIPFVTERAPGIISTPEVVADAVLALCSGWLDGMGGQVIRADGGAHVFDNFSRLYTLSQEHQS
- a CDS encoding SDR family oxidoreductase, whose translation is MTPFRPFAGRTVLVTGGTRGIGLAAALAFGRLGAQCVLTHAWGSADEADIGAQFAAAGALPPLVQQADAASEPDTRALVGALQARGLAVDVFISNASNALVVGGLEDYTERGFLKSMRATTWPTFGYLRAMHDAWGRYPRHVIVMSSDGPDRYTPGYDFVAAGKAAGETLVRYLAYRLRDDGVRINTLRSRAVRTASFDSTFGEGFHDFLASLVPPAWFVTPEEVAQAAVALASGLLDAVTGETVTVDHGNVFSDGISHVFERHHATTAPAGP
- a CDS encoding pyridoxal phosphate-dependent aminotransferase family protein; protein product: MTDDYLDYSYDMFLSSIDGELSEATRFAAWVRAVEQDGRYAFETARLGAQHPSVQVQRTTGERMQLLNFCSYNYLGYGYHPEVIAAAKRALDQYGLGACSSPVQAGTLQLHRELEARLLEFIGLPDRGVSLFSAGYGVNSGTISAVMKRRHNIVLDRSVHMSILEGAQLSRANIHYFEHNDPDSLRAVLAGLPAATRTLVCTEGVFSADGDFGRLGELVPIAKAHGAQVLVDEAHSFLVAGPNGRGVAEEQGVLADVDYLVLTFSKALGGVGGALVAHRDVSRYVDWYARCRMFSCALDPAVTAGVTAGLALAMTPDGRARRERVRDNARLLRTLLAPHVSLGPSESWVVPVIYGDERLSIPLGDWLQRHGQDGSVMEFPAVPIGEARVRLFVTSEHSDAQIRQCAANLTAAAQHFGFGRQEMRQ
- a CDS encoding TonB-dependent receptor, translated to MASVSLLAAPALAQAVGGTVPDTSTRATADSTARARVPLAQVTVIGTVPGALRGIPGAAVTVPLGQLQVLAPLSIKEAMRTVPGVHVVDEDAFGLNLNIGVRGLPPRRSSRVLLLEDGMPIHLGPYADPSSHYHPPVDALERVEVVKGSAQIAFGPQTTGGVINFVRRAPPVRPEVRLALQGGARDLAMGRLSAGGTWNGVGLLVSAARREGDGTRVGQHHRVQELSLRGTMPVPGSQQLSLSGGLYREASRYGEAGLSQEEFDADPYQNPLPNDVFDLTRQSLQLVHDAALPGAAALRTQVYGQRIVRTAWRQGSTSADRFGTGSYATTFRCQAGATSVDQCGNTGRPREYAFAGIEPRLTLPHAVGGFPATLETGVRWHEERIERREINGTTANARSGTLVRDNGIDLRAFSAFAREQIRAGRVTLTPGVRIEQVRAVNRNEIADTRNADRYTEVLPGVGASWSSTPSATDAPLTIMAGLHRGFAPPRPADILNPVPGQGIVQVDAEVSWTSEFGARWRPTDAVRFDATAFRLDYDNQIITGSLVGSAQRFVNGGRTLHQGLEVGTSVLLDRLWSRRRGAGTVTADVAWTWLPTARFTDDRTSTIDATQTVLGRRLPFAPRHVVNLGIGVESGSGASVRINGDVVASQFADDLNTVLPSAQGRRGRLPGYAVFNASARVPLRPIGRGAVASVSVKNIANRVYITDRQEGIMTGMPRLVSAGLEVVY
- a CDS encoding enoyl-CoA hydratase/isomerase family protein is translated as MELSHARVIALPAEFDATSLRALEVAFGEPDGRVLVLSGHAPGTTFCRGLSLEQAAASADPDAARRSLQRFADLLVLLTELPVPRVAAVDGAAIGGGVGFAAACDVVLATPRATFALPELLWGFFPASIWPVLSDRVAGRALEALALQGHSIDAAEALRIGLIDRIVPVHALEQAVRQLVRSVARGDATCLAPLRTWRRRQASRPLREAILEGGSITAALVARPSTQRRLQRYLDGEAPWT